The genomic segment CTCGGCGGCGTTGTCGCCGCCGTCCTCCACCAGCTCCAGTACCTGACCGTGCTTGTTGGCGTTGCGCGGGTTCGCCTCGTCGGCCGGCGGGTTGCCGTTGACGCCCCGGTTGGTGTTGTTGGTCAGCGCCACGTACACCTTGCCGGTGAGCAGGCTCGGCTCGACGTCCTCCGGGCGGTCCATCTTGGTCGCGCCCACCGCGTCGCCGGCCAGCCGGGTGAAGGTCAACACCTCCGCCGCGGTCATGCCCGGCACGAACGAGGTGTTGCCGCGGACCAGCTTGATCCAGGTACCCCGGCCGTTGAACGCGCCGTCGGACGGCAGCTTCCCCGACCCGTCGACCTCGCTGGCGCTGGTCTGGTCCAGCTTGGCCACGTAGAGCGTGCCCGACTCCAGCAGGGTCAGGTTGTGCCGGCGGGCCGGCTCACCGTTGCCGGGCCGGAACTTCTTGTCCGAGACGAACTTGTAGAGGTAGTCGAACCGCTCGTCGTCACCGGAGTAGGCCACCACCTGGCCACCCTTGGCGACGATCACGTTCGCGCCCTCGTGCTTGAACCGGCCCAGCGCGGTGTGCTTGCGCGGGCGGGACTTCGGGTCGAACGGATCCACCTCGACGACCCAGCCGTGCCGGTTCGCCTCGTTCGGGTGCCGGGTCAGGTCGAACCGGGCCTGCGCCCGCTCCCAGCGCCGGCTGTCGCTCGGGTACCGGGCGGTGGTGCTGATGCCGTACCGGGCCAGCCTCGGCTTGTCCGCCTCCGGCGCGCCGTCGCCCCCGACGAAGTACTGGTTGAAGTTCTCCTCGCCGGAGAGCACCGTCCCCCACGGGGTGACCCCGCCGGCGCAGTTGTTCAGGGTGCCGACCACGGTCCGCCCGGCCGGGTCGGCCGCCGTCCGCAGGTAGATCGAGCCGGCCGCCGGTCCGGTGAGCTCGAACTGGGTGTTCAGCGCGGTGATCCGCCGGTTGTAGGGGCGGGCGCCCTTGCGGACCACGGCCCACTCGCCGGTCCCGTCGACGCGCTCCAGCTCCACCACGGAGAGGCCGTGCGCGGCGATGCACGCCTTCACCTGCTCGACGGTGAGCGCCTCCTGGCTGGTGAAGCCCGGGAACATCAGGTTCTCGTTGGTGTACTCGTGGTTGACCACCAGCAGCGCCCGCTCGCCGCGCTTGTCCAACGGCAGGACGCCGACGAAATCGCAGTTGTAGCCGAACTGCTTCGCCTGCCGCTCGGCCGTCTGGTTCGTGAGGT from the Solwaraspora sp. WMMD1047 genome contains:
- a CDS encoding PhoX family phosphatase, which translates into the protein MSDRPRLLPLLGPAGHAGRSSMTCLYRCGNACDHPVPNETDNPYFGDVVRAEVSRRGVVRAGAVGALVLGFGGAAAGALTGGPALAAPGAPAGPDVDALRTARVPGGAGELTFKPIPPNRLDNFVVPNGYDHSVVIRWGDPVLPNAPELDLTNQTAERQAKQFGYNCDFVGVLPLDKRGERALLVVNHEYTNENLMFPGFTSQEALTVEQVKACIAAHGLSVVELERVDGTGEWAVVRKGARPYNRRITALNTQFELTGPAAGSIYLRTAADPAGRTVVGTLNNCAGGVTPWGTVLSGEENFNQYFVGGDGAPEADKPRLARYGISTTARYPSDSRRWERAQARFDLTRHPNEANRHGWVVEVDPFDPKSRPRKHTALGRFKHEGANVIVAKGGQVVAYSGDDERFDYLYKFVSDKKFRPGNGEPARRHNLTLLESGTLYVAKLDQTSASEVDGSGKLPSDGAFNGRGTWIKLVRGNTSFVPGMTAAEVLTFTRLAGDAVGATKMDRPEDVEPSLLTGKVYVALTNNTNRGVNGNPPADEANPRNANKHGQVLELVEDGGDNAAETFAWSLPIVCGDPTDPSTYFAGYDKAKVSPISCPDNVAFDGAGNLWISTDGNALGSNDGLFATAIEGPERGHLKQFLTVPIGAETCGPFITTDNRSVFVAVQHPGELSGASVENPASTWPDGDFAKPGVVVTWRLDGGPIGR